The following proteins are encoded in a genomic region of Bicyclus anynana chromosome 12, ilBicAnyn1.1, whole genome shotgun sequence:
- the LOC112053045 gene encoding aldehyde dehydrogenase 1A1, translating to MAPEIKYNKIFIDNEWVDAVSGKTFETFNPHDGATIAKVAEGDKDDIDAAVQAAKRAFHRNSEWRLKDASERCKILYKFADLLDRDAEYLSRLETYNNGMVVGLSRRMIGGAGYTVRYVASLADKIQGSTIPSDGDLFSYTLKQPVGVCGLILPWNAPLLMFINKVTTALTAGCTVVVKPAEQTPLTALALGALLAEAGVPRGVVNIVPGYGETAGAALTHHPDVALISFTGSLEVGKLIQRAAGTNNLKRVALELGGKSPLIIMNDADLNKAVPFAAQSVFVHQGQICIAASRLFVQAEIYDKFVQKAVELAKSWKLGDPALETTQNGPQIDESMMNKVLGYIEKGKAEGAKLLTGGKRVGTSGFYIEPAVFADVKDDMTIAKEEIFGPVQSILKFNTLEEAIDRANATNYGLAAGIFTSSIETALQFSKYVEAGNVWVNTYMQHGPQLPFGGFKESGVGRENGLDAVNAYLEVKTVTIAVPKQI from the exons ATGGCtcctgaaataaaatataataaa atCTTCATCGACAATGAGTGGGTGGACGCCGTGAGTGGAAAGACATTTGAAACTTTTAATCCGCACGATGGCGCTACTATCGCCAAAGTTGCTGAAGGCGATA AGGATGACATCGATGCTGCCGTTCAAGCAGCCAAGCGAGCTTTCCATCGTAACTCAGAATGGCGTTTGAAAGACGCTTCCGAGAGATGCAAGATCCTCTACAAGTTTGCTGACCTCCTGGATAGAGACGCAGAATATTTATCCCGCCTGGAGACTTACAATAATGGGATGGTGGTAGGATTGTCCCGAAGAATGATTGGAGGAGCAGGCTACACCGTACGATACGTTGCAAGTTTGGCAGATAAGATTCAGGGCAGCACTATACCTAGTG atGGCGACTTGTTTTCTTACACGTTGAAGCAACCAGTAGGAGTATGCGGCCTTATCCTGCCTTGGAACGCGCCCTTACTCATGTTTATCAATAAAGTTACAACAGCCTTAACAGCTG GCTGCACGGTGGTGGTGAAGCCGGCGGAGCAGACGCCGCTCACGGCGCTGGCGCTGGGCGCGCTGCTGGCCGAGGCGGGCGTGCCGCGGGGCGTCGTCAACATCGTGCCGGGCTACGGAGAGACCGCCGGCGCCGCGCTCACCCACCACCCCGACGTCGCTTTGATCTCCTTCACTGGCTCTCTCGAG GTTGGAAAGCTGATACAACGAGCAGCTGGAACCAATAATTTGAAGCGTGTCGCCCTTGAGCTCGGTGGCAAGAGTCCGCTCATTATTATGAACGATGCCGACT tGAATAAAGCTGTGCCTTTCGCTGCACAGTCAGTATTTGTGCATCAGGGCCAAATCTGTATCGCCGCCTCTCGCTTGTTCGTCCAGGCCGAAATATACGACAAGTTTGTACAGAAGGCTGTGGAGCTGGCCAAGTCTTGGAAACTAGGCGACCCAGCGCTTGAAACTACTCAGAATGGTCCACAG ATAGATGAGTCGATGATGAACAAGGTTTTAGGATATATAGAGAAAGGAAAAGCCGAGGGTGCGAAACTTCTTACTGGTGGAAAGCGAGTGGGCACATCTGGTTTCTACATTGAGCCGGCTGTGTTTGCTGACGTCAAGGATGACATGACCATTGCTAAGGAAgag atctTCGGACCCGTACAGAGCATTCTTAAATTTAATACGTTGGAGGAGGCGATCGACCGCGCCAACGCCACCAACTATGGTCTTGCGGCGGGCATCTTCACATCTTCTATAGAAACTGCGCTTCAATTTAGCAAATACGTGGAAGCTGGTAATGTTTG ggtaaACACATATATGCAACATGGGCCACAACTTCCTTTCGGCGGCTTCAAAGAATCTGGTGTGGGAAGGGAAAA tgGCTTGGACGCGGTCAACGCATATTTAGAGGTGAAAACTGTTACTATAGCAGTTCCAAAACAGAtatga
- the LOC112053048 gene encoding leucine-rich melanocyte differentiation-associated protein, whose translation METSLNHNIDKFALHFEKNRLSYCGQDCQKIPPTLWKMYGNKVNCLDLSYNSIETLKGLENFTLLEELILDNNKLGDSVYFPLMPRLKTLSINNNQITDLDGLVQKISEKFPSLTYLSLLSNKACPNELSDLDKDDTDYQRYRYFVLYKVRNLRFLDSRRVSAVEYREAMTRGQFMRVRRPPAEPGPTSPAGPAARPLPVDFDSLGKHKGAYGKCLYKYTGKHSEGNRFILNSDL comes from the exons ATGGAGACCTCTCTTAATCACAATATTGATAAATTTGCGttgcattttgaaaaaaatcga TTAAGTTACTGCGGTCAAGATTGTCAAAAAATACCACCAACATTATGGAAAATGTATGGCAATAAAGTTAATTGCCTAGATTTGAG TTACAACAGCATCGAGACACTGAAAGGTTTGGAGAATTTTACTCTATTGGAGGAACTAATACTTGACAATAACAAATTAGGGGATTCTGTATATTTTCCGCTGATGCCCCGGTTAAAAACATTGTCTATAAACAACAACCAG ATAACAGACTTAGATGGTTTAGTTCAGAAGATAAGTGAGAAGTTCCCTTCGCTCACGTACTTAAGTCTTCTCAGCAACAAAGCGTGTCCAAACGAACTGTCCGACCTTGACAAAGACGACACCGACTATCAAAGATACAG ATATTTCGTTCTGTATAAAGTACGTAACCTACGTTTCTTGGACTCGCGCCGCGTGTCGGCGGTGGAGTACAGAGAGGCGATGACGCGCGGCCAGTTCATGCGCGTGCGCCGGCCCCCCGCGGAGCCCGGCCCTACCTCGCCCGCGGGGCCCGCCGCAAGACCCCTGCCTGTCGACTTCGATTCCTTAGGGAAACATAAAG GCGCATACGGCAAATGTTTATACAAATACACGGGAAAACATTCGGAGGGAAACAGATTTATCCTCAACAGTGATTTGTGA